Proteins encoded in a region of the Dorea longicatena genome:
- the recN gene encoding DNA repair protein RecN, translating to MLQYLHVKNLALIDEIEVEFGRGLNILTGETGAGKSIILGSVNLALGGRYTKDILRQGARYGLVELTFSVENERQIRKLKELDIYPEDGFITLQRRLMEGRSVSKINGETVQMATLKAVSSILIDIHGQHEHQSLLYKKNHLAIVDAFAGEETKRQKEKVVEIWRQYKEKQKELSEAGADESERAKELAFLQFEVDEIVQAELKEHEDEELESLYRRMCNGKRIVQSVTESYQYTGGDGESASEKLGRALRTLSEVSDADEQLAQLYSQLADVDNLLNDFNHELAEYQKNCEFSDEEFYETEKRLNEINHLKTKYGNSYEKIMEYCKKQEERIEILENYDAYMQELKASCEQLEQDYLKRAQKLSTLRKKKANMLEKKIQKGLEDLNFEQVQFEIHFAEKKEYSKDGIDDAEFRISLNQGQQVKPLTEVASGGELSRIMLAIKAVMADKDEIETLIFDEIDVGISGRTAQKVSEKMALIGKEHQVICITHLAQIAAMADQHFLIEKKTEDAVTRTHIYPLTEEKSVEELARILGGAKITDTVIQSAKEMKNLAGQIK from the coding sequence ATGTTACAATATTTGCATGTGAAAAACCTGGCTTTGATCGATGAGATCGAAGTAGAGTTTGGCAGAGGGCTGAACATATTAACAGGAGAGACCGGTGCCGGGAAGTCAATCATTCTAGGCTCGGTCAATCTTGCTCTTGGCGGAAGATACACGAAAGACATTCTTCGCCAGGGAGCGAGATACGGATTGGTGGAGCTGACATTTTCAGTGGAAAATGAACGGCAGATCCGTAAATTAAAAGAACTGGATATTTACCCGGAAGATGGGTTTATTACACTGCAGAGAAGACTGATGGAAGGAAGAAGTGTCAGCAAGATCAATGGCGAGACAGTACAGATGGCGACACTTAAAGCAGTATCATCGATTTTGATCGATATTCACGGACAGCATGAACATCAGTCACTGCTTTATAAAAAGAATCATCTGGCGATCGTTGATGCTTTTGCAGGTGAAGAGACGAAGAGACAGAAAGAAAAAGTCGTAGAGATATGGCGGCAGTACAAAGAAAAACAAAAAGAACTGTCAGAGGCAGGAGCAGATGAATCCGAAAGGGCGAAAGAACTGGCATTTTTACAGTTCGAAGTCGATGAGATCGTGCAGGCAGAATTAAAAGAGCATGAGGACGAAGAGCTGGAGTCACTTTACCGTCGTATGTGCAATGGAAAGCGGATTGTCCAGAGCGTGACCGAAAGCTATCAGTATACAGGCGGAGATGGGGAAAGCGCAAGCGAAAAGCTCGGAAGGGCACTTAGAACCCTGTCGGAAGTTTCAGATGCTGATGAGCAGCTTGCGCAGTTATATTCGCAGCTTGCGGATGTAGATAATCTGTTAAATGATTTCAATCACGAACTGGCGGAGTATCAGAAAAACTGTGAATTTTCGGATGAAGAGTTTTATGAAACAGAAAAACGGTTAAATGAGATCAATCATCTGAAGACGAAATATGGTAACTCGTATGAAAAGATCATGGAGTACTGTAAGAAGCAGGAAGAAAGAATTGAAATTCTGGAAAACTATGATGCGTATATGCAGGAATTGAAAGCATCCTGTGAGCAGTTGGAACAGGATTATCTTAAAAGGGCGCAGAAACTTTCGACTCTTCGAAAGAAGAAGGCAAACATGCTGGAAAAGAAGATCCAGAAAGGCTTGGAAGACCTGAATTTTGAACAGGTGCAGTTTGAGATACATTTTGCGGAAAAGAAAGAATATTCCAAAGATGGCATTGATGATGCGGAATTCCGTATTTCGCTCAATCAGGGACAGCAGGTGAAACCATTGACAGAAGTTGCTTCCGGTGGTGAGCTTTCCAGAATCATGCTGGCGATCAAAGCTGTAATGGCAGATAAAGATGAGATTGAGACACTGATCTTTGATGAAATTGATGTTGGTATCAGCGGACGTACGGCACAGAAAGTGTCGGAAAAGATGGCATTGATCGGAAAAGAACATCAGGTGATCTGTATTACACATCTTGCACAGATTGCAGCGATGGCAGATCAGCATTTCCTGATTGAAAAAAAGACAGAGGATGCAGTGACGCGTACACACATTTATCCGCTGACAGAAGAAAAGTCGGTAGAAGAGCTGGCAAGGATCCTCGGCGGTGCAAAAATTACAGATACCGTGATCCAAAGCGCAAAAGAGATGAAAAATCTGGCAGGTCAGATAAAATAA
- the argR gene encoding arginine repressor, translating to MKVNRHAKIIELINKYHIETQEELAEYLNQEGFKVTQATVSRDIRDLKLTKIPSENGKQRYALHQHNENGMSEKYIRVLREGYLSMDMAQNILVIKTVAGMASAVCAALDAMKWNEIVGSIAGDDTIMCAIRSVDDTVKVMDKISKIIL from the coding sequence ATGAAAGTTAACAGACATGCGAAGATTATTGAATTGATTAATAAATATCATATTGAAACGCAGGAAGAACTGGCGGAATATCTGAACCAGGAGGGATTCAAAGTTACTCAGGCAACGGTATCCAGAGATATCCGTGACCTGAAACTTACAAAGATACCTTCAGAAAATGGAAAACAGAGATATGCACTGCACCAGCATAATGAGAATGGAATGAGTGAGAAATATATCCGTGTTTTAAGAGAAGGGTATCTGTCTATGGATATGGCACAGAATATTCTGGTGATCAAGACAGTGGCCGGAATGGCAAGTGCTGTATGTGCGGCACTGGATGCAATGAAATGGAATGAAATTGTCGGAAGTATTGCGGGAGATGACACGATTATGTGTGCAATACGAAGCGTGGATGACACGGTAAAAGTAATGGACAAGATCAGCAAGATTATCTTATAG
- a CDS encoding NAD(+)/NADH kinase, with the protein MLKKFWIVTNDGKDTNHAVTEKVKELLEIAGRSCILCEKDAEKNIIRERIPDMIDCAIVIGGDGSLIEVARTLWKRDVPILGINMGTLGYLTEVEVSNLAEDITQMLKGDYLYEERMMLEGMFPNGKKDVALNDIVVSRKGDDLRIIYFKLFVNGELLNSYEADGIIISTPTGSTAYNMSAGGPIVEPTASLTVITPICSHALNTRSIVLSSDDEIVIEIGEGRRGNIEKVLVTFDGATSVPLETGDRLTICKAKESTKIMKINKISFLEILRRKMKGN; encoded by the coding sequence ATGTTAAAAAAGTTTTGGATCGTTACAAATGATGGAAAAGATACGAATCATGCGGTGACGGAAAAAGTAAAGGAATTACTGGAGATAGCGGGAAGAAGCTGTATATTGTGTGAAAAAGATGCAGAGAAAAATATTATCAGGGAACGGATTCCGGACATGATCGATTGTGCAATCGTGATTGGCGGTGACGGGAGTTTGATTGAAGTGGCAAGAACGCTCTGGAAAAGAGACGTTCCGATTCTGGGTATCAACATGGGAACGCTTGGGTATCTTACAGAGGTAGAGGTAAGCAATCTGGCAGAAGATATCACACAGATGCTGAAAGGTGATTATCTGTATGAAGAGCGTATGATGCTGGAAGGCATGTTTCCGAACGGAAAGAAAGATGTTGCACTTAATGATATTGTTGTGTCACGTAAAGGTGATGATCTGCGTATTATATATTTTAAATTGTTCGTAAACGGGGAACTGTTGAATTCCTATGAAGCGGATGGAATCATCATTTCCACACCAACCGGTTCTACGGCATATAATATGTCGGCGGGAGGTCCGATCGTAGAACCTACGGCGTCTCTTACTGTGATCACACCAATCTGTTCACATGCGTTGAACACAAGAAGCATTGTTCTGTCTTCCGACGATGAGATCGTGATTGAGATCGGAGAAGGACGCAGAGGCAATATAGAAAAAGTACTGGTTACATTTGACGGTGCGACCAGCGTGCCGCTTGAGACAGGAGATCGTCTGACCATTTGCAAGGCAAAAGAGTCGACAAAAATCATGAAGATTAATAAAATCAGTTTTTTGGAAATATTACGGAGAAAGATGAAGGGAAATTGA
- a CDS encoding TlyA family RNA methyltransferase, with translation MKERLDVLLVKRNLAASREKAKAIIMSGIVYVDGQKEDKAGTTFPEEATIEVRGHTLPYVSRGGLKLEKAIKNFDVSVEGKVCTDVGSSTGGFTDCMLQNGAVKVFAIDVGRGQLDWKLRQDPRVVCMEKTNIRYVTPEDIGEPVQFSSIDVSFISLTKVLLPIRNYLTEDGQIVALIKPQFEAGREKVGKKGVVREKSTHIEVIHKVIDYAMSIGFEVLNLEFSPIKGPEGNIEYLVHLQKCEATDRISPEIDVEKTVDQSFATLAKG, from the coding sequence ATGAAAGAACGATTAGATGTATTACTTGTAAAAAGAAATCTGGCGGCTTCCAGAGAAAAGGCAAAGGCAATCATTATGTCCGGGATCGTATATGTAGACGGACAGAAAGAAGATAAGGCAGGAACTACATTTCCGGAAGAAGCGACGATCGAAGTGAGAGGTCATACTCTTCCATATGTCAGCCGCGGCGGTCTGAAACTGGAAAAAGCGATCAAGAATTTTGATGTCAGTGTAGAAGGAAAGGTATGTACAGATGTAGGCTCTTCTACAGGAGGCTTTACGGACTGTATGTTGCAGAATGGTGCTGTGAAAGTATTTGCGATTGATGTGGGCCGCGGACAGCTTGACTGGAAACTCAGACAGGATCCACGAGTTGTATGTATGGAAAAAACGAACATTCGTTATGTCACACCGGAAGACATTGGAGAACCGGTACAGTTTTCATCTATTGATGTATCATTTATTTCGCTTACAAAAGTGTTACTTCCGATTCGTAATTATCTTACGGAAGACGGACAGATAGTTGCACTGATCAAGCCACAGTTTGAAGCGGGAAGAGAAAAGGTTGGGAAAAAAGGCGTTGTACGCGAAAAAAGTACGCATATAGAAGTCATCCATAAAGTGATTGATTATGCAATGTCTATCGGATTTGAAGTGCTGAATCTGGAATTCTCTCCGATCAAAGGACCGGAAGGTAATATCGAATATCTGGTCCATTTACAGAAATGCGAAGCGACTGACAGAATTTCGCCTGAGATTGATGTCGAAAAGACGGTAGATCAGTCATTTGCGACACTTGCGAAAGGTTAG
- the dxs gene encoding 1-deoxy-D-xylulose-5-phosphate synthase — translation MLERIQKANDIKKLAPEELPELAQEIRQFLIEKISRTGGHLASNLGVVELTMAIHLVFDLPKDKIIWDVGHQSYTHKILTGRKDGFDDLRKYGGMSGFPKRKESACDAFDTGHSSTSISAGLGYVCARDLQKEDYSVISVIGDGSLTGGMAYEALNNASRLKKNFIIVLNDNHMSISENVGGMSDYLAKLRTADFYTDLKKGVTNMLHNVPVVGDPMIEHIRKTKSSLKQLIVPGMFFEDMGITYLGPIQGHSIPMLVRALKEARKIEGPVLLHVLTKKGKGYEPAEEQPDKFHGIGPFQVETGEPEKPKKKDSYTDVFGKVMCDEAARNDKLAAITAAMADGTGLARFRKKYPNRFFDVGIAEEHAVTFAAGLAAGGMKPVFAVYSSFLQRAYDQMIHDVALQNLPVMFAVDRAGLVGNDGETHQGIFDLSYLSSIPNMVIMSPKHKWELADMVRFGISYEGPIAIRYPRGSACDVCPEFRSPIEYGKSEILYEESDIAIIFVGHMFEEALKVREDLKEKGYDCSLINARFIKPLDAKMLDRLTKKHRLIVTIEENVKSGGFGEHVSEYLMRIGADVRVQILALPDDYVEHGNVDVLRKETGLEVESMTAQICKMYETM, via the coding sequence ATGTTAGAAAGAATTCAAAAAGCAAATGATATAAAAAAACTGGCACCGGAGGAACTGCCGGAACTGGCACAGGAAATCCGACAGTTTCTGATCGAAAAGATCAGCAGGACCGGTGGTCATCTTGCATCAAATCTTGGCGTGGTAGAGCTTACGATGGCAATACATCTGGTTTTTGATCTTCCGAAAGATAAGATTATATGGGATGTCGGACATCAGTCTTATACGCATAAGATCCTGACCGGTAGAAAAGATGGATTTGATGACCTGAGAAAATATGGTGGAATGAGCGGATTCCCGAAGAGAAAGGAAAGTGCATGCGATGCATTTGACACGGGACACAGCTCGACTTCTATTTCTGCGGGGCTTGGATATGTATGTGCAAGAGATCTGCAAAAAGAAGATTACAGTGTGATCTCTGTGATCGGGGATGGTTCTCTGACCGGAGGTATGGCTTATGAAGCTTTGAACAATGCTTCAAGGCTTAAGAAGAATTTTATTATTGTTTTGAATGATAATCATATGTCGATTTCCGAAAACGTAGGTGGAATGTCGGATTATCTGGCGAAGCTTCGTACTGCAGATTTTTATACAGATTTGAAAAAAGGTGTAACGAATATGCTTCATAATGTACCGGTTGTGGGAGATCCTATGATTGAACATATCCGTAAGACGAAAAGCAGTCTGAAGCAGCTGATCGTACCAGGAATGTTTTTTGAAGATATGGGAATTACATATCTGGGACCGATTCAGGGACACAGCATACCAATGTTGGTACGTGCATTAAAAGAAGCAAGGAAGATTGAGGGACCTGTGTTATTGCATGTCCTTACCAAAAAAGGAAAAGGATATGAACCGGCAGAAGAACAGCCGGATAAATTCCATGGGATCGGACCGTTCCAGGTAGAGACCGGTGAACCGGAAAAACCGAAGAAAAAAGATTCATATACAGATGTATTTGGAAAAGTAATGTGTGATGAAGCGGCAAGAAATGATAAACTTGCGGCGATCACTGCAGCAATGGCAGATGGAACGGGTCTTGCGAGATTCCGAAAGAAATATCCGAACCGCTTTTTTGATGTGGGGATTGCGGAAGAACATGCGGTGACATTTGCGGCAGGACTTGCGGCAGGCGGGATGAAACCGGTATTTGCGGTATATTCTTCTTTCCTTCAAAGAGCTTATGATCAGATGATTCATGATGTGGCACTTCAGAATCTTCCTGTGATGTTTGCCGTGGACAGAGCGGGATTAGTAGGCAATGACGGAGAGACGCATCAGGGAATTTTTGATCTGTCTTATCTGAGCAGTATCCCGAACATGGTAATCATGTCACCAAAACACAAATGGGAACTGGCGGATATGGTGAGATTTGGTATCTCATATGAGGGACCGATCGCGATCCGCTATCCGAGGGGGAGTGCATGTGATGTCTGTCCGGAATTCAGAAGTCCGATTGAATACGGAAAAAGTGAGATATTGTATGAAGAAAGTGATATTGCAATTATTTTCGTAGGGCATATGTTTGAAGAGGCACTGAAGGTAAGAGAAGATTTAAAAGAGAAAGGCTATGACTGCTCGCTTATTAATGCGAGATTTATAAAACCGTTAGATGCCAAGATGCTGGACCGGCTTACAAAGAAGCATCGGTTGATTGTTACGATTGAAGAAAACGTAAAATCCGGAGGATTTGGAGAACATGTAAGTGAATATCTGATGAGGATCGGTGCAGATGTGAGAGTGCAGATTCTGGCACTCCCGGATGATTATGTAGAACATGGTAATGTAGATGTCCTGCGCAAAGAGACTGGTCTGGAGGTAGAATCCATGACGGCACAGATCTGTAAGATGTATGAGACAATGTAG
- a CDS encoding polyprenyl synthetase family protein — MNSKEEFTVQMKRKVAEIEEILKEYLPKPEGYQKVIMEAMEYSLMAGGKRLRPMLMRETSRLFGDETEALCPFMAALEMIHTYSLVHDDLPAMDNDEYRRGRKTTHIVYGEDMGILAGDALLNYAFETAFRAFETAPQESLKIGRALSVLGRKAGVYGMIGGQVIDVKETGHAVPKDVLDTIYELKTGALIECAMMIGAILGGAEEEDVRKVEKIAHYVGIAFQIQDDILDVTSTEEVLGKPIHSDEKNQKTTYVTLLGIEQAQKRVEELSNQAIDLLHQLSGENEYLEQLLIQLIHRDR, encoded by the coding sequence ATGAATTCTAAAGAAGAATTTACAGTACAGATGAAAAGGAAAGTAGCCGAAATTGAAGAAATCCTGAAAGAATATCTTCCAAAACCGGAAGGGTATCAGAAGGTGATCATGGAAGCTATGGAATACAGTCTGATGGCAGGGGGAAAAAGACTGCGGCCAATGTTAATGAGAGAGACCAGCAGATTATTTGGCGATGAAACAGAAGCGCTTTGTCCATTTATGGCGGCGCTTGAAATGATTCATACGTATTCTCTGGTTCATGATGATCTTCCTGCGATGGACAACGATGAATATCGCAGAGGCAGAAAGACTACACATATTGTCTATGGAGAAGATATGGGGATACTGGCAGGGGATGCACTTTTAAATTATGCGTTTGAGACAGCATTTCGTGCGTTTGAGACAGCACCGCAGGAGAGCCTTAAAATCGGACGTGCCCTTAGTGTCCTTGGCAGAAAAGCAGGTGTCTATGGAATGATCGGCGGACAGGTGATCGATGTAAAAGAAACAGGACATGCTGTGCCGAAAGATGTTCTGGATACGATTTATGAGTTGAAGACAGGAGCGCTGATCGAATGTGCTATGATGATTGGTGCAATTCTCGGAGGGGCAGAAGAAGAGGATGTACGAAAGGTCGAAAAGATAGCACATTATGTGGGCATTGCATTCCAGATTCAGGATGATATCCTGGACGTGACCAGTACGGAAGAAGTACTGGGAAAACCAATCCACAGTGATGAAAAAAATCAGAAGACAACATATGTAACACTTCTGGGAATTGAGCAGGCACAAAAAAGAGTAGAAGAATTATCCAATCAGGCAATAGATCTGCTTCACCAGCTTTCAGGGGAGAATGAATATCTGGAACAACTGCTGATACAGTTGATCCACAGAGACAGATAG
- the xseB gene encoding exodeoxyribonuclease VII small subunit → MAEKKEQSLEDQSLEEIFSDLEQTIKEMEDGEISLEESFRLYHQGMDMLKACNSKIDKVEKKMLLLDEEGEEHEF, encoded by the coding sequence ATGGCAGAAAAAAAGGAACAATCTTTGGAAGACCAGAGCCTTGAGGAGATTTTCTCAGATCTGGAACAGACGATAAAAGAGATGGAAGACGGGGAGATTTCGCTGGAGGAATCTTTCCGGTTGTATCATCAGGGTATGGATATGCTGAAAGCATGTAACAGTAAAATCGATAAGGTAGAAAAGAAGATGCTGTTACTGGATGAAGAGGGTGAGGAACATGAATTCTAA
- the xseA gene encoding exodeoxyribonuclease VII large subunit, translated as MARNVYTVKQVNSYIKNMFTQDFMLNRIYVKGEVSNCKYHTSGHIYFSLKDESGTIACVMFAGQRGGLSFHMREGQQIIVLGSVNVYERTGSYQLYAQEIRLDGEGTLYEKYQMLKQELEEMGMFAPEYKKAIPRYAKRIGVVTAPTGAAVRDIMNISARRNPYVQLLLYPAQVQGEGAKESIVRGIRMLETKNVDVIIVGRGGGSIEDLWAFNDECVARAIFDCQVPVISAVGHETDVTIADYVADLRAPTPSAAAELAVWDYRQLQGYLDECRLRMNRSMTGTIRINRLRLKELDVRLSYLHPRHKLQDQQQRLIELEEELRTLMRDRVKEARHRLAIQIEKLNGLSPVRKLNQGFAYVEEADGGVVKSIRQVEKGDELTVYVTDGLIRTSVKAVQKKTYKI; from the coding sequence ATGGCTCGAAATGTATATACAGTAAAACAGGTGAATTCTTATATAAAGAATATGTTCACCCAGGACTTTATGCTGAACCGTATCTATGTAAAAGGAGAAGTCTCTAACTGTAAGTATCACACATCGGGACATATATATTTCTCATTAAAGGATGAGTCCGGAACGATTGCCTGTGTCATGTTTGCGGGGCAGCGAGGCGGGCTCTCTTTTCATATGAGAGAAGGACAGCAGATCATTGTACTTGGTTCGGTGAATGTCTACGAAAGAACAGGCTCTTATCAGCTCTATGCGCAGGAGATCCGTCTGGACGGAGAAGGCACACTTTATGAGAAATACCAGATGCTGAAGCAGGAACTGGAAGAGATGGGAATGTTTGCACCGGAATATAAGAAAGCAATTCCGAGATATGCGAAGCGGATCGGCGTAGTGACTGCACCGACAGGAGCGGCAGTCCGGGATATCATGAATATATCTGCAAGACGTAATCCGTATGTACAGTTACTTCTGTATCCGGCACAGGTACAGGGAGAGGGAGCGAAAGAATCAATCGTGCGTGGAATCCGTATGCTGGAGACAAAAAATGTAGACGTGATCATTGTCGGAAGAGGAGGAGGCTCGATCGAAGATCTGTGGGCATTTAACGATGAGTGCGTGGCAAGGGCAATTTTTGACTGTCAGGTTCCTGTGATATCGGCAGTGGGCCATGAGACAGATGTGACAATTGCAGATTATGTGGCAGATCTGCGTGCACCGACACCTTCGGCGGCGGCAGAACTTGCAGTCTGGGATTACAGACAGTTACAGGGATATCTGGATGAATGCAGATTGAGAATGAATCGGAGCATGACAGGAACGATTCGTATAAACCGGTTACGACTGAAAGAATTGGATGTGAGGCTTTCTTATCTGCATCCACGTCACAAACTGCAGGATCAACAGCAAAGACTGATAGAACTGGAAGAGGAACTTCGAACGCTGATGAGAGACCGGGTAAAAGAAGCAAGACATCGCCTGGCGATTCAGATTGAAAAGCTGAATGGATTGTCTCCGGTCAGAAAGCTGAACCAGGGCTTTGCCTATGTGGAAGAAGCAGACGGTGGTGTTGTAAAGAGTATCCGTCAGGTGGAAAAGGGTGATGAGCTGACAGTATATGTAACGGATGGACTCATCCGTACATCTGTTAAAGCTGTGCAGAAAAAGACATATAAAATATAA
- the nusB gene encoding transcription antitermination factor NusB has translation MKRTEQREHIFKLIFGADFNEESEQGTQTELYLEQIEGATEKDMQYISQKAQKIIEKIDEIDTLINEHTTGWKTGRMNKVDLTILRLAVYEMKWDEDVPTGVAINEAVNLAKKYSSEDGASFVNGVLAKLAD, from the coding sequence GTGAAGAGAACAGAGCAGAGAGAACATATCTTTAAGTTAATATTTGGTGCTGATTTTAATGAAGAGTCAGAACAGGGAACGCAGACAGAACTGTATTTGGAGCAGATTGAAGGTGCCACGGAAAAAGATATGCAGTATATCAGTCAGAAAGCACAGAAGATTATAGAGAAGATTGATGAGATCGACACATTGATCAATGAACATACAACAGGATGGAAGACTGGCCGTATGAATAAGGTAGATCTTACAATCTTAAGACTTGCAGTCTACGAGATGAAGTGGGACGAGGACGTTCCGACAGGTGTTGCGATCAACGAAGCTGTCAATCTTGCAAAGAAATACAGCAGTGAAGACGGTGCATCATTTGTAAATGGAGTACTGGCAAAACTTGCAGATTAA